One Urechidicola croceus genomic window, AATAAAAATCAAAATCATCAATTAAATTAATTGTTTGATACCAGTACTGTTTTCCTAAACTAGAATCAGTATTTCTTCCCTTCCAATTATCCATCGAAGGAACCTTATACAATGGATTTACTTTATTTTGACTCCTCTTTTCCATACATTATTGACTTTTAATTCACCTTGATGATAAAGAATTTCTCTAAAATCATTCGTAGGAAAAGCAACAATATCAGCTAATTTTCCAGATTCTAAAACACCTCTATCTGTTAAATTAAGTGCTTTTGCTGCCCTAAAAGTTATTCCTGCAAACACTTCGGCATTTGATAATTTTTCGAAAGTTGCAAGTATTGAAGCCTGTGTAATTAAATTACCTTGAGGTGCACTTCCTGGATTCCAATCACTTGCAATTACCAATGAACAACCAGCATCAAGTAACTTTCTAGCCGGAGCAAAATTACATCCTAAACCAATTGATGCTCCAGGTAATACGACTGGAATTGTATCACTTTGAGAAAGTTTTTCAATTTCTTTTTCACCACTAACCTCTAAATGATCTACACTTGTAGCTCCAACCTCAACCGCTATTTGACTTCCTCCTCTAGAAAATTGATCACCATGTATAGTAATTTTAAATCCTTTTTGTTGTAATTTTTCAATATAGTCTTTGGCCTTTGAAACGCTAAACGCTCCTTTTTCAATAAAAACATCAAATCTTTTAGTTAATTTTTCTTTTTGAATAGTTGGCACTAATTCATTTAAAATTACATCTAAATATTCGGTTTCATTATTAAATTCTTTTGGAACAATGTGTGCTGCTAAACACGTAGATATAATATCAATTTGATGCTTGTCATTTGCATTTTTAATTGTTCGTAATTGTTTTAATTCATTCTCTACACTTAATCCATAACCACTTTTGACTTCAACAGTTGTTACCCCAATAGCTGCTAATAAATTTAATCTTAGAATCATTAATTTTAATAATTCCTCTAAATCAGCGATTCGAGTTTTTTGAACGGTATCCCAAATTCCACCTCCTTCTTCGGCAATTTCTAAATAACTTTTACCACTATTTCTCGCTGCAAAATCTTTGGCTCTACTGCCCGCAAAACATATATGTGTATGAGCATCAATAAAACCAGGCATTGCAACTAAATCATCATCTAAATAATCTATAGAAACATCATTATGTTTTTTTACTAAATCATTGAACGAAGCTACTTCTTTAATTATTTCACCTTCAATTAGAATACCACCATCAACTATTATTTCAAGATTTTCGTCACTTAACATACCTTTCAAAGGCATATTTCTCATTGTGACAATTTGCTTAAATGGTCCTATTAACTTTTTATCTAATTCAAAAGTTTTATACATTTTCTTTAAATATTTGATTTAAAATTTCATCATCAACTAAATTAGGTAACGTAACTTTTAAGTTTGGTGTTCTTTCCATTTCTCTTTTTATAGCAAATATAGCTTCGTCATTCCGTGCCCAAGATCTTCTCGCTATACCATTATTGACATCATAGAATAGCATATTCTTAATTTTCTTATCACATTCTTCAGAACCATCAAGTAGCATTCCAAATCCGCCATTAATAACTTCTCCCCAACCTACTCCACCACCATTGTGGATAGAAACCCAAGTTGCTCCTCTAAAACTATCACCTATTACATTATGAATAGCCATATCTGCAGTAAACTTACTTCCATCTTTTATATTACTAGTCTCTCTATATGGTGAGTCTGTACCACTTACATCATGATGATCTCTACCTAGAACTACACTACCAATTTTACTATTTTTTATTGCTTTATTAAA contains:
- the hutI gene encoding imidazolonepropionase is translated as MYKTFELDKKLIGPFKQIVTMRNMPLKGMLSDENLEIIVDGGILIEGEIIKEVASFNDLVKKHNDVSIDYLDDDLVAMPGFIDAHTHICFAGSRAKDFAARNSGKSYLEIAEEGGGIWDTVQKTRIADLEELLKLMILRLNLLAAIGVTTVEVKSGYGLSVENELKQLRTIKNANDKHQIDIISTCLAAHIVPKEFNNETEYLDVILNELVPTIQKEKLTKRFDVFIEKGAFSVSKAKDYIEKLQQKGFKITIHGDQFSRGGSQIAVEVGATSVDHLEVSGEKEIEKLSQSDTIPVVLPGASIGLGCNFAPARKLLDAGCSLVIASDWNPGSAPQGNLITQASILATFEKLSNAEVFAGITFRAAKALNLTDRGVLESGKLADIVAFPTNDFREILYHQGELKVNNVWKRGVKIK